TTATAAGACAGTGATTATAGTAAGATATTCTTTGCTTTTCtcttgatattaaaaaaaagacattCAGGATATGACAGGTATCGAGATGTATGGAGACTGTCGGATGATGAAAAAATAGGGGTAGATTAGGACGAAAGGGGAAATGGTGACGAAAGAGCAACCGGGTGGCATGGATCCTCCGTCAGAAGTCAGTATATACGCATCCTCCTTCGAAGAGTTTGGCAGGCTTAAGACAAAAGGTGATTAGGATACGCGCAGTCGATGGTGGTTTATAAAGACCCCCATAGCGTGGCGTGATGAGGTCAAGCAGCGGGGAGTCATCCGTATACCGAGGGCCGATCAAAAACTTATCCTTGCCACGTGATATACTGCCCGTAGATGCCTGCCAacctctttctccctctttcctCCCTCTGTTCGATGACCCGATGCCTGCATTCGCTGCCAGCGATGGACTCGACACTCCTCTTATCGCGTTTCGAACTACTTATTTCGCTGAAtcgtagaatttcatttttcaatatttcttgcGATTTCGAACAAATGACGCGCGATCATTGCGACGGGATTTTCACAATTCCAAGCCAACTTTTTCGAGGTTACGGTTGATTCGAGCCCTTATTTTCCAATGTTATTGAATAACGACGCGTGGAGTCCCAGCTGGATTCGCGGTAGCAAACTTGACGAGATAGTTTGGATCGCGAAATACGTGTTAGCGTGGTGTACAGGCATTAACATCGTCTTCTTCAACATCAACGAGAAGAAACTTAGCTTTCGTTGGTGTTGGAACAGCGATTCTGGAGAAGGTGCACGATGTCTTTCTGGTCATTCCAAATTTCCAATCTTCGCTTTTGCCGAGAAAACGATGCAGCCCAGGATTATAGTCATATCTTATCCATCGATGACGAAAGTTTCCGAATGCACCGGTGGATGTCCATCAGGATACTTGGCCACTGCATTTACAGCACAAGATTACATGGTCTCCGTTGGTTTTTATCCTCATTTTTCTATGATCGTTTGGAATTGGAGAACTGGAGAGAAGATTATTTCTGTGAACACCCATATACGGGACGAAGTTGGACAAATACTTAGGATTACTCAAGGTGAACCCACTGTGATCGCGCAGATGGGTAAAACTTGTGGAACGATGTTCACCTGGGAGTTGAATATCGCTGGAAATGTTGCTGTCTTAAAAGGCGAgaatagaatttttcaaatttcaccgACATTCGAAATTTTCCAGGAGTTGTAACCTGTGTTAAAAAAAATTCCAGACCACGAAGTGCAGCTTCCTAATCACGGAAAGATCGCGTGGATAGACTGGTGTCCAACTTCTAGCGAGCCTCTGTTAGCCATCACAGACACATTTGGGCACATCTTCCTCAGCAACTACGACGGCAGCAACGTCTATCGGATCGTTTTATCCCAAAGATGCGGTATTTGCACGGACATCGCTTTGCCGTTGGTGCACTGGTTCCGAGACGGTATCGTTCTGCGGACAACCTTTTGTCAAATCCGATTTTACACGAAGAACGTCAGAAAAGACAGGTGGCAACGAACGTGGTACGTGACATCTGTAACCAAACCTTATATCGTTGTCATTCATCCTTCCAACAACAATCGGTTCTTCTATCACACGTTCGAGGGATATTTGATGCAAATTGATTTCTTCGAAGAGGACGAGAATCCCAGAATCAGCAAGTATTTGGATTATGGAGCGATTCATCGATTCGTAGATTTTGTATACCCTTGGTGTCATCATTTGGTAGTGTCGGATGATTCGAAGGGGTTGTTGATTCTGGAGTGTTACAGTGGAACACCAGTGTCCACGTTCGATGCAGATATCGATGGCGAGGTAGCTTGCCAAGTCTCTCACCCAGACTATCCGATGATCGTCCTGGGAACGACGCAGGGCGAAGCGATCTTCCTGAGCTTAGTTCAGCCTATTACGCCTACGATAGTGGCTAGCTTAAAGCTGCAGAGGGAACCTTTAGATTTGATTAAGTTTTCGTATTCTGGAAGGTGAGAAGATTTTTCCCATAAGAGTAGATTTATCTTTAAATTCAAACACATTGCATTTTTTACAGATTCCTGATAGCAGCCGAGAAAGCAAGTGGCAACTGCTACTGCATCAACCTGCATCGCGAGAAAGCGTACACGGTGCAAACTCTAATCCGTGTTCAACGTTCGATTACCGATCTTTTGGTCTATGAAGCATTCAGAAAACTGAGGGTGCTGGTGTTGTTCGTTGGGGTAGCGCAATACGAAGTGGGCCAGCAACTGATGGTGTTCGAGGTGCAAGAAAATCAGAATCTGGTCACCGATGTAGTCGAAATACTTGATTTACCTGGGGTCTATCGTGCAATTTCTTATGTTCCTGGAAATCCGACGCTGTTCGTCGGATCTCCTTATCTGACACGTCAACTGAGGGTGCAAAAGGTGCAAGATTACAAGGATGTAATTATGGTGGATGGTCTTGCCACGGGACATCAAGTTAGACTGGCTAATATCTTCGTCGATCGAGCCTGGATCAGCACTACAGCTCTGGATGGATTGGTTCTGGTCAGGGACAAAACTGTCCGACAGTTACAGACCTGTATTATGACACACCATAGAACTGACTTTGGTACCGTGAAGGCGATGGTGAACAGGAATGGAGATTTCATAGTGTGTATTGGGTATAATGGCTCTTTGGTTGCTGTAAGAAGCGTTCCTGCTGACAATAAGGTTCTCCTTTATTCTTATTTCTCCCCGATTAActacttttaaaaatataaatattattttcctccATCTTTCTTTCAGCGTAGAAGAATACTGCCACTCCTGGTGACGAGCCTTTCATGTACAAGGTAGACTATGCTCTCTACGAGAAATACCAAAGGAAAATCTTCTCCGATTACGTCACTCTGGACCCCACGGCTTACGGTATACTGACTCGTCGAAGATCAGTGTTTCCTGGTCCTAAACAGAAAGACAAAACATGGTCGGAGTGGCGCGAAGAGTTTCAAATTCTTCAAGAGACAGAAACGTGCAaggaagagaaggagaaaaTTCTGCAAGATTTCAAGGCATTGAAAGGCAAAGTGAAGAAGCTAGTCGATGAGAACGAAGTCTGTCCAAAAATAGAAAAACTTCCGATGTCTTCGTTCGACTTGGATAAAGCAGGTCGTGATCACAAATTGAAAGCAGGTCGAGACGACTGCGAGGATCTTCGGTTAAAATTAGAACACGACATCGGCGAGATGAAGAGGGTGACAAGGTGGATTCGAGAGACTTTTTGGAATCCTCAGACGATTCTAGGTAAATCGATAATCGCCATCTTTGGCACCGAACACGTCACCAACTATCCCTCGGTTGCTGAAGACTCAAACGTTAAGTATCGTCTCCAGTTGGCCACCTTCTACAAGGAAGTTATACAAACGATCGTAGAAAACGAAACTTTCCGACCTTGGCAACTCTATGATAAAGAAGAACTTGAAATCGAATTGGGCAAAcgattgaaattgaaacaaGAAGAGAGAAGAAGGATCGATTTGTTGTTCGCGGAGGAAGAGGACGAAGAGATCGTTGAAGAAGATACAAAAGAAGAGATAGCAATGGAAGGTAAGATTTCaccgttattttattatttatatctatCTTTCTATTTCATCAAAGGTACGACTACACATCGGTTTATCGCGGCGTCGCCGTATTATTCTCAGCTGGAATGTTACGCTTTCGATCAGCTTTTAATAAACAACTATTTCCTGATGCACGATTGCGCCGAACTTCGGATACACTTCAATCGCGCGTTCGATGAGATgtacgagaaaaaagaaagggaaatgaACATGATACAGGCACGAATCGAGAGAATACGTCATATCGACTCGGAACTGAGAAGCATGTTCGGTCAGCACGTGCCACGTGTCCCTACTGATTCTAAATGGCATTGGAAGGtatgataattattttatattaattatagtaCACCTAGATAATTTGATTGTTGTTGGCGCGTAGGAGAGGCCGGAAGATATTATCAAGGTTCTCGATCACGAAGTGAAGGCAAAGCCTTACGTTTCTCCGTCGCAACAAGAGATCTTAGACAAGCAGGCGGCCGAGGAAGAACGAATCAGACAGTTGTTGTTAGCTGATGATTTTCGCGAACGCGCTTTAATGACGATGATGGGTGGTGTACTGGAGGTTCGATGGGAGGACACCATCAAGATAGACGTACCTAAGCCTGCCTGTATGCTTCAAAAGAAACCGGAAGATTATACCGCGGAAGATCTTCAAGTGGTGAAACAGTACGAGAAGGATGTGCAATTTTTGCAGGAAGAACGGGAACGTTACAAGAGGATGCTGGAGACGGAATACGTCAGGGTGATGGGACTTCTTCAAGAAGGGATcgataaatttaatgaaaaacttAATGAATTATTCAAGGTAAGTGTGCgtatcttctatttttattttttttattttttaattacgtaCCATATCGAAAGTAAATCAATGAACCTTTCGGTTTCATTGTAGCTAAAGATGAACATCGAAGCAGCCATAAACCAGATGAATCTCCGTTACATCCGTGGGTATATACAAATTTATAATCGAGAACAATCGTTGCAAgaggaaatgaaattaaaaacacGAATTACGGAAAAAGAGGAATACGAGAATACCCTGAAGAGTGATTTACAGACCTACCAGAACGTTCATCAGCAGTTGATCGCGAAATACGAGCTACTAGATCACAAGCAGAAAGTAATGTCTAAAAGATTTAAATCCGAATTCTCGTCTATGAGTAAACTGAATCTGGAACTACTCGAGCGTCAATACAAACGTCGTCCAAAGACGAACTTAAAGAACCTTGGCCCTTCGGAGTTGCTGGAGCTTGGACATCACGTCCTGAAGAAATCACGACCAATTTTTTTACCATCAGAATGCAACGAATATTTGAAGGCCCTGGATCATCTGGACGTTCGACCGACCACCCTACCTCCAACCATAGACACCTCGCAGTGGGATCATCTGATTCGTCTGAGACGTTTGAAAATCGATGCAGAATTTAAGACGAGATCTAAACAGGTGCAAATAGTGGACGCGGAAACTGTGATACTCGGATTCGAACAGAGGATCGAGAAGTGCAAAGCCGAGGTTGAGAGAACGAAGAAGAATCTCGAGGAAACTCGGAGACGTCGAACGATTTCTAATCTGGACGTGGAGGTACAGCTGGTGCTGAAGATGGGACAGGTGGAGATAAATACCAACGGAAATATGAAAGACACCGAAACCGCGATCCTGATCTCGCACAACGAGATCGAATCCGTGAACAAGCTGATCAGGGCCGCGGGTGCGTGCAAGCTGAAAGCTTTGTCTCAGTTGTTGAATTTTCAGCAAGGTACAGTATTCTTAAAACTCCATttcgtaaaagaagaaaacgttGAGAGCTGGATTTTCTATGTACAGGTACACTGATGAAACAATGGGAGCACGAGTGTAAACGAAAGCGTTTGGAGGATCTGCGAGAGGACTTGCGGTTCACAGAATCGGTGACGGTAACCAAAGAGATGCAGTTGTTCTTGAAGCGTAAGGCTAGGGGTATGAAAGAGGACAAGACGCAGCAACAGCTGGCCGAACACATCGAGGCGATGAAGCAGGGATTCGAGCAGAATCTCGATGAACAGAAGGATCGATTGCAGTCGATCCAGACGGAGATCGAGAGCACCAGGAGCAAGAACAAGCAGCTCGATCAACAGATATTGGAGATGAACGTGGCGAGGTGCGAGATGGAGCAACGTCGCGATCTTATCGGCGAGGCGAGGCAACAGGAACACGCGGAGAAGAAGCTGAAGATGATCATGAAGCGAGCCGCGCTGATCAAGAAGCTGCAGGATAATTACGCGGAATTGTTGGAGCTGCAAACCGAGCACGAGCTGCTCAGACTCCGACGATATCCGACCTTCGGTTTCAAGATGCTCGACGACAAGCCAAAACCGAACGACGATCCTCCCTCTCGTTTCGATTCTTGTCCTTGCTGATGGATGTTTCGTAATTTTTTAGCTTTCGTAATCAGAATTTGTTAAGTTCGATCTACTTGTAGATCGAAAGACCACCACCATCGAAACGTTAATAAAAACGCTTAAATTACAGCAGACCGAAAGGATTTAATCAGGCTCGCTTTGCTGGCTCTCAGAAAAGGACAAGCGGCAATTTGCCGCGGCACATAAATCACACGGGGACCCAACATCCCTCTACATAATAGGCGCCGCGATCTATCCTCTTTTTCACCATAAATAACTGTACTAATAGTATAGCAGAGCGAGAGGATGAATGATGCCAAGGGAAGATGGCGTGGTCGCGAAACGATCGCGTACGAATCAATTTCTTCTGAGAAATTCCCAGCTGGGACCCGTTTCTCCACTACCCTTTGCCACcgataaaagtagaaaaaagaaaaagaacttgAAACTCATCGTGCGACGATTAAAGGACGGATTCTTCGCTATTCTTCGCTAGTCGATCGCGTGAATCATTTTTTATAGAAAGAGAAGTTGGGATATTGTTGAAGTTGATACAGCAAGGGTAATGGcttgaaagaatttttttctttttcttgaaattcATGAGAcgagaatattattattattggtttTCAACATTTCTGGATGCGGTTACAATCggaagtaatttttattattaataaaaagagaTAGATGGGTATGGTAAAAATGCCGACACGGTGAGCCTTCGATTATCCgtattgtaaatattttcagCTTAACGATCGtatgatttttattaatgaaCAGACCGGCCTCCGCGCAGCTTTTGTCCCCTAAATACTGTGGTGGTCGAAAGGTTATTCATCGGTTTGCTCTTTTTGTTGCCGCGGTAGCCGTGACGGGCCAGGGAATCCGGGATATCTGTGACCAGAGATCGATTAATCATCGTTTAGCCGCTGACATCGACGTAATACTGTCATCGTTACGTAAAAACACCGAGTCTCTGTTACGAAAGTGCCACTTACCTCGATTACTCTTGTTTGttgcttcgtttcgagataccAGATAAAATATTGCTATATCGCTCGTTAAATAGTTCATTAATTGTGGAACGGCGAATGGGGAGGGTCGTTCTGCCAAACATAGCCGAACAAAAAGCTTAGATAATGAACGTTTTAATGTATGCAGAGATTGGAAAGGTGGAAATTAGTTGGTAAAACGAACGGTTTCGCAGTCTCTGCGATGTAGAATCGGAAGATCGCTTGGTACAGGAGGTTCGGAGTTCGGAGGGGGGGGGGGCGGTTATCGGGAAAGCTGGCACTCCAATCAATGCAAATCAAATCGAGAGCCGTGAATACGAAGCGTATAGTCAAATCAACCGAATAAAAGCTTCATGAATGTAAAAGACTGGTGAATGCGAGCCAATCTGGTAATGCGTCTTCTCCCTCCGCACCCGCGGTCGGTTGCCCTGCCGCCCTCTTAATCGGGGGTGAGAAAAAACACCCCTGCCTGGATATTGCGTTATGCTGACCACTACGCGTGTTCGACGActcgttaaaaaaagaaaagcacgTACACACAGACGTATCGCACCTCTTTATAGCGTTTTTGTGGTTTTTTTCTAGTGATAAAGAGATGCTGGAGTACCGAAGGGTTCAGATAAATCgtgattttcagaattttctgaacgaacgagcgaattgttttaaaatagGGCTAAACAGAAAACACTGtgatttatcattttaattgcatttaattgtattttattaattttatttcttttcgaaGAGACCATGGGGTTTGCGACCCTCCGAAGTTAGGTCGTGCAAATCCGATGCATCGTACATGGATTCTCCGGTCGGTTTAGTGGATTCTACCAGTTCATAATATTCTACAAACGAAATTAGattgattcaaattttaatcGTGCCTATAGTATGTAAATTCGTACCATTTTCTGGTCGATATTTCAACTTCTCCTTTCGAAATGGCTTAACGTTAGGCGTATCATCGGAGTTGTATTTTCTGGATTGAGCAAGGCTTCCTACagaaaacatttttattgatGTTATATCGAAATTCTGCTAAATAGGGTTTTAGATTTCTTATAATTCACCGTTGAAACGTTGAAGCAAAAAATGTCGTAACATCGGATGAAAGCGAACTAAAGTTCTAATAACTAGAATTTTCAATAACACGTCGGTTCATCTCGAAAGGTAATTTAATGAAGCATCAAAACTTTCCTATTTCAACTTGACGTACTCGATTTGAAGTTTGCTATTTCAAGCTGCTTCAACTTCGTGTAGgtacgtatgttacaatatataatatttttctgccttgttttcgagcatgcgtacaaaGTCTCAGCGTCACTCACAGACATGTTTCCGCGTTATTAAAATTAAGGATttactgtatttatcttcttggcttattgaataaactcattagtctcccctattattttatccttttatttattattttaccccaATTTTCGGGCCTCGCGTGGACCACCCTTccaagtcatttattattttatccctcttcataggcctcggctcaaccttcccacttatttattattttttcgtttttaagGGTCTCACGAGGCCcaaccctttatcactgcatcccttacatgtctgcatccttaacatccctgtatcccttatatcactacattccctgtattcctgcatctcgtatatGCCAGCATTCCTTATACCTCGGCATCCCTTCCATCTctgcac
This region of Osmia lignaria lignaria isolate PbOS001 chromosome 10, iyOsmLign1, whole genome shotgun sequence genomic DNA includes:
- the LOC117611619 gene encoding cilia- and flagella-associated protein 43, with protein sequence MLLNNDAWSPSWIRGSKLDEIVWIAKYVLAWCTGINIVFFNINEKKLSFRWCWNSDSGEGARCLSGHSKFPIFAFAEKTMQPRIIVISYPSMTKVSECTGGCPSGYLATAFTAQDYMVSVGFYPHFSMIVWNWRTGEKIISVNTHIRDEVGQILRITQGEPTVIAQMGKTCGTMFTWELNIAGNVAVLKDHEVQLPNHGKIAWIDWCPTSSEPLLAITDTFGHIFLSNYDGSNVYRIVLSQRCGICTDIALPLVHWFRDGIVLRTTFCQIRFYTKNVRKDRWQRTWYVTSVTKPYIVVIHPSNNNRFFYHTFEGYLMQIDFFEEDENPRISKYLDYGAIHRFVDFVYPWCHHLVVSDDSKGLLILECYSGTPVSTFDADIDGEVACQVSHPDYPMIVLGTTQGEAIFLSLVQPITPTIVASLKLQREPLDLIKFSYSGRFLIAAEKASGNCYCINLHREKAYTVQTLIRVQRSITDLLVYEAFRKLRVLVLFVGVAQYEVGQQLMVFEVQENQNLVTDVVEILDLPGVYRAISYVPGNPTLFVGSPYLTRQLRVQKVQDYKDVIMVDGLATGHQVRLANIFVDRAWISTTALDGLVLVRDKTVRQLQTCIMTHHRTDFGTVKAMVNRNGDFIVCIGYNGSLVAVRSVPADNKKNTATPGDEPFMYKVDYALYEKYQRKIFSDYVTLDPTAYGILTRRRSVFPGPKQKDKTWSEWREEFQILQETETCKEEKEKILQDFKALKGKVKKLVDENEVCPKIEKLPMSSFDLDKAGRDHKLKAGRDDCEDLRLKLEHDIGEMKRVTRWIRETFWNPQTILGKSIIAIFGTEHVTNYPSVAEDSNVKYRLQLATFYKEVIQTIVENETFRPWQLYDKEELEIELGKRLKLKQEERRRIDLLFAEEEDEEIVEEDTKEEIAMEGTTTHRFIAASPYYSQLECYAFDQLLINNYFLMHDCAELRIHFNRAFDEMYEKKEREMNMIQARIERIRHIDSELRSMFGQHVPRVPTDSKWHWKERPEDIIKVLDHEVKAKPYVSPSQQEILDKQAAEEERIRQLLLADDFRERALMTMMGGVLEVRWEDTIKIDVPKPACMLQKKPEDYTAEDLQVVKQYEKDVQFLQEERERYKRMLETEYVRVMGLLQEGIDKFNEKLNELFKLKMNIEAAINQMNLRYIRGYIQIYNREQSLQEEMKLKTRITEKEEYENTLKSDLQTYQNVHQQLIAKYELLDHKQKVMSKRFKSEFSSMSKLNLELLERQYKRRPKTNLKNLGPSELLELGHHVLKKSRPIFLPSECNEYLKALDHLDVRPTTLPPTIDTSQWDHLIRLRRLKIDAEFKTRSKQVQIVDAETVILGFEQRIEKCKAEVERTKKNLEETRRRRTISNLDVEVQLVLKMGQVEINTNGNMKDTETAILISHNEIESVNKLIRAAGACKLKALSQLLNFQQGTLMKQWEHECKRKRLEDLREDLRFTESVTVTKEMQLFLKRKARGMKEDKTQQQLAEHIEAMKQGFEQNLDEQKDRLQSIQTEIESTRSKNKQLDQQILEMNVARCEMEQRRDLIGEARQQEHAEKKLKMIMKRAALIKKLQDNYAELLELQTEHELLRLRRYPTFGFKMLDDKPKPNDDPPSRFDSCPC